The Cohnella abietis genome has a segment encoding these proteins:
- a CDS encoding GNAT family N-acetyltransferase: protein MPDMLVKLYELPEPDSHKEKLDGLDIRRALAPEKHLIVEFVRKHFNPRWADECEVAISRLPATCYIVVDNGKMVGFACYDAICKNFFGPTGVDENYRGKGIGKALLFACLRAMAADGYGYAIIGGAGPVDFYASTVGAVEIPGSAPGIYRGMLKESSLDAVGGTK from the coding sequence ATGCCGGATATGCTAGTTAAATTATATGAGCTTCCAGAACCGGATTCTCACAAGGAAAAGCTGGACGGTTTAGACATCCGCAGAGCGCTTGCGCCAGAAAAACATCTCATTGTAGAGTTTGTCAGAAAACACTTCAATCCCCGTTGGGCGGATGAATGTGAAGTGGCGATATCAAGGCTCCCGGCAACCTGTTATATAGTAGTGGATAATGGAAAAATGGTTGGCTTTGCCTGCTATGATGCGATTTGCAAAAACTTCTTTGGGCCTACTGGTGTTGATGAGAATTATAGGGGCAAAGGAATTGGCAAAGCCTTATTATTTGCATGCTTGCGTGCGATGGCTGCCGATGGATATGGTTATGCCATTATTGGCGGCGCTGGACCTGTGGATTTTTATGCGAGCACGGTGGGAGCTGTCGAGATTCCAGGCTCGGCTCCTGGAATCTATCGAGGAATGCTGAAAGAAAGCTCATTGGATGCGGTAGGAGGCACAAAATGA
- a CDS encoding sugar phosphate isomerase/epimerase family protein, with the protein MKLLNKIGVMSDSFRAGVRGGIVQARNNGADGVQIYAVDGEMDPANLSTSARKELKDFIASNGLEISALCGDLGGHGFQDATVNREKIDKSKRILDLAVELGTNIVTTHIGIVPHDHSGQVFSEMQKACEELGVYATSMNAYFAIETGPEPAAHLRSFLDTLSTKGVSVNYDPANFVMVTGDDPVQGVYTLRDYIVHTHVKDGIRYKEIDPREVYGALGFEPMDHGKIAEMVTKGEIFKEVPLGEGKVDFPAYFKALQEIGYEGYLTIEREVGVQPEEDIRKAVAFIKQYK; encoded by the coding sequence ATGAAATTATTAAATAAAATCGGAGTTATGTCAGATAGCTTCAGGGCTGGCGTCCGAGGAGGAATTGTACAAGCGCGCAACAATGGTGCCGACGGTGTACAAATCTACGCGGTAGATGGAGAGATGGACCCGGCTAATCTGTCCACTTCAGCTAGGAAAGAACTGAAAGACTTTATCGCCTCGAATGGGTTGGAAATATCCGCCTTATGCGGTGACTTGGGCGGGCATGGGTTTCAGGATGCTACGGTGAACAGGGAAAAGATCGACAAATCGAAACGGATTCTTGATCTTGCCGTAGAGCTGGGCACGAATATTGTTACAACCCATATCGGTATTGTTCCGCATGACCACAGCGGCCAAGTCTTTTCTGAGATGCAGAAGGCATGTGAGGAGCTTGGAGTATATGCGACAAGCATGAATGCCTATTTTGCGATTGAAACGGGTCCTGAGCCGGCTGCGCATCTGAGAAGCTTTCTTGATACCTTAAGCACCAAAGGAGTTTCGGTTAACTATGACCCGGCTAACTTCGTTATGGTAACCGGAGATGATCCGGTGCAGGGCGTGTATACGTTGCGTGATTATATCGTTCATACGCATGTGAAGGATGGAATTCGTTACAAGGAAATCGATCCACGCGAAGTATATGGCGCTCTTGGTTTCGAGCCGATGGATCATGGCAAAATCGCGGAAATGGTCACTAAAGGGGAAATCTTTAAGGAAGTGCCATTAGGCGAAGGTAAGGTTGATTTTCCTGCCTATTTCAAGGCTCTGCAGGAAATTGGATATGAAGGTTACTTGACGATAGAGCGTGAAGTGGGCGTTCAGCCTGAAGAAGATATTCGCAAAGCTGTGGCGTTTATTAAGCAGTACAAATGA
- a CDS encoding winged helix-turn-helix transcriptional regulator codes for MYLEVPPKVEYYISEHGKTLSKVLDDMCGWGFEHIEYKKNAKEQDRISNP; via the coding sequence GTGTATTTGGAGGTTCCACCCAAAGTTGAATACTACATCTCCGAGCACGGAAAAACACTCAGTAAGGTTCTTGATGATATGTGTGGATGGGGATTCGAGCACATCGAGTACAAGAAGAACGCGAAGGAACAAGATAGGATATCAAATCCGTAA
- a CDS encoding helix-turn-helix domain-containing protein, which translates to MDRNGLEVTMPVHTLYFELHHLQHVVTSPSSGILPHPLTSYTLLVMEEGEGALRWDDDEYTLKAGSCWMFNPGSIIDMSLFHGQGGSFWLLHFSILGNTARPVAAYLQAGECRISSSKAPLRIVREISKYQNDKSTARQMDNHARFQKLMRIIIESVENQPAVETTRQSVLAIIEQLKEHFTEEISVEELAAQAQISKRRFTHWFKQITGKHALEYITALRMESAKQLLLKGERLQEIAVKVGYRDEFYFNRRFKQTEGLTPGQFVRNYESKPAHICALTCLGHLLALGIRPIAAAKNLTNRPYLRNLSLDIHRVNNIPYQLEEIAELHPEYILVSNEQECEELSTVASTMIFSQNDHKPMTLLAMLGEAFNKQRIAQQLILQYENKAERHRTELRGFISKEETVSVIEIRTDSIYVFGNFWCRGAYNLYDGLRMSAPPIIEQEMLNREAYRLITEEQLSLYAGDRLFVSIIDPVRFRALEKTFIWKQLKAVQNNRIYSIDPELFAVSDPISMNSQMDVQMKLLLAR; encoded by the coding sequence TTGGACAGGAACGGTTTGGAGGTCACAATGCCGGTACATACCCTTTATTTCGAATTACACCATCTACAGCATGTCGTTACTTCCCCATCAAGTGGAATTCTCCCGCATCCGCTGACCTCCTATACCTTATTAGTCATGGAGGAAGGTGAGGGTGCGCTACGGTGGGACGATGATGAATATACGCTCAAGGCCGGAAGCTGCTGGATGTTTAATCCTGGATCGATTATCGATATGAGCCTTTTTCACGGTCAGGGCGGCTCGTTTTGGCTGCTCCACTTTTCCATCCTAGGCAACACTGCTAGACCTGTCGCAGCTTACTTGCAAGCCGGAGAATGCCGTATTTCCTCATCAAAAGCTCCGCTGCGCATTGTCAGGGAAATTAGCAAATACCAGAATGATAAATCTACTGCACGGCAAATGGACAATCACGCGAGATTTCAAAAGCTGATGCGAATCATAATAGAGAGCGTGGAAAATCAACCTGCTGTCGAGACAACACGTCAATCTGTGCTAGCCATTATTGAACAGCTCAAAGAGCATTTTACGGAAGAGATATCCGTAGAGGAGCTTGCTGCACAAGCACAAATCAGCAAACGCAGATTCACCCACTGGTTTAAGCAAATTACTGGCAAGCATGCTTTGGAGTATATTACGGCCTTGCGGATGGAATCTGCAAAACAGCTTCTATTAAAAGGAGAGCGCCTGCAAGAGATCGCTGTTAAGGTCGGCTATCGAGATGAATTTTATTTCAACCGCCGTTTTAAGCAGACGGAGGGCCTAACGCCCGGACAATTTGTCCGCAACTATGAGAGCAAACCAGCTCATATTTGTGCATTAACCTGCCTCGGGCATTTACTCGCACTTGGCATCCGGCCCATAGCAGCTGCAAAGAATTTAACCAATAGACCCTACTTGCGAAACCTTAGTCTGGATATTCACCGGGTGAACAACATTCCTTATCAGCTGGAAGAGATCGCCGAGTTGCATCCTGAATATATACTGGTATCGAACGAACAGGAATGTGAAGAGCTGTCAACCGTTGCATCTACGATGATTTTCTCACAAAACGACCATAAACCAATGACGTTACTGGCAATGCTCGGAGAAGCTTTTAACAAACAGAGGATTGCGCAGCAGCTTATTTTGCAATATGAAAACAAAGCTGAGCGTCACAGAACAGAATTACGGGGATTCATATCTAAGGAAGAAACGGTTTCTGTTATCGAAATACGCACCGATTCCATTTATGTGTTCGGCAACTTCTGGTGCCGTGGAGCTTATAATTTATATGATGGCCTGCGCATGAGCGCCCCTCCCATTATTGAGCAAGAGATGCTTAACCGTGAGGCTTATCGCCTGATTACGGAGGAGCAGCTTTCGCTATACGCAGGCGACCGATTATTCGTGAGCATTATTGATCCGGTTCGATTCAGAGCGCTGGAGAAAACTTTTATCTGGAAGCAGTTAAAGGCAGTTCAAAATAATCGTATCTATTCCATAGACCCCGAGCTTTTTGCTGTCAGCGACCCCATCTCCATGAACAGCCAAATGGACGTGCAGATGAAGCTGCTGCTTGCTCGCTAG
- a CDS encoding ABC transporter substrate-binding protein, protein MAIQGKNIRKGIAVLCIAMALSACSSNNGSNEAKPTNTAPATAPAETATASQGSEQGNVSATKFVTDAYDKQVEIPVSPKRIVYTDNTVGDILLFGVKPIGLIQDGLEYAVYRDEVKDVADVGWPPNIEKLIELEPDLIITSMTDAQQLDVMGKIAPVIQTNEWDPMPVRVKRIGDWLGFENKADEFLAKHEADINKMWDSLLQNGTIKSGETASVFQYMLTQKRLSVYTTSYLPTFVYHDKGFKPTAGIQKLIDDPENYGYSNISTELLPNIAGDRIFIVYFDGPELDAVKQMIKEPIWKYLPAVKAGKVYFVNGGLGITTDPLAREELIKQLPVILGEKS, encoded by the coding sequence ATGGCAATTCAAGGCAAGAATATACGGAAAGGCATAGCTGTGCTTTGTATCGCAATGGCACTAAGTGCATGTAGCAGTAACAACGGGAGTAACGAAGCAAAACCGACAAATACAGCACCAGCAACAGCACCAGCAGAAACAGCTACAGCAAGCCAAGGAAGCGAACAAGGAAATGTATCAGCAACCAAGTTTGTGACGGATGCTTACGATAAACAGGTGGAGATTCCAGTTTCGCCTAAACGTATTGTTTATACGGATAACACGGTCGGGGATATTTTACTATTTGGCGTAAAACCTATTGGATTGATTCAGGACGGGCTTGAATATGCCGTGTACAGAGATGAAGTGAAAGACGTTGCCGATGTGGGTTGGCCGCCGAACATTGAGAAGCTGATTGAGCTGGAGCCTGATCTGATTATCACTTCGATGACGGATGCGCAGCAGCTTGATGTTATGGGGAAAATTGCGCCGGTTATTCAGACGAATGAGTGGGACCCAATGCCTGTGCGCGTTAAGAGAATTGGCGATTGGTTAGGCTTTGAGAATAAGGCAGATGAATTTCTAGCGAAGCATGAGGCAGACATTAATAAAATGTGGGATTCACTGCTGCAGAATGGAACCATTAAGAGTGGTGAGACGGCTTCCGTCTTTCAATATATGCTAACTCAGAAGAGACTTAGCGTGTATACGACCAGCTATTTGCCAACGTTTGTCTATCATGATAAAGGATTTAAGCCGACGGCAGGTATCCAGAAGCTGATTGATGATCCTGAGAACTACGGATACTCGAACATATCGACCGAATTGCTTCCTAATATAGCAGGAGACCGGATCTTTATTGTTTATTTTGACGGTCCTGAGCTTGATGCAGTTAAGCAAATGATCAAAGAGCCGATCTGGAAATATTTACCGGCCGTGAAAGCGGGTAAAGTTTATTTTGTAAACGGTGGCCTGGGAATTACGACAGATCCGCTCGCGAGAGAAGAGCTAATTAAGCAGCTTCCAGTTATTTTGGGTGAGAAGTCATGA
- a CDS encoding ABC transporter substrate-binding protein — MKVMKKGLLLLCVTLLTSVILTACGGVNENEESNQIKESPAAETGKVRTFEHILGKIEVPERPQRVIGLFVEDEMSALGVKPIMQYSSGSYYQTYLEPYLKDVPKLDTAAMNFEAIMAAKPDLIILGFQGWADEGSYEKLSKIAPTYVFTGSEIQTPENWRKNLRTVADLLGKSDVAEEIIKKREEETKNAKQLLADSSGRGTAALLRIHASKELRLYGGPGGQVGTALYGDFGLEPSGIVRKLAWGEDMDIQTISMEVIPQIDADYLFLAVDEGRREQAKELMESPIWKNVPAVKKGHVYEVRGDVWITNGPIAYEKKLEDVVNAMTKQ, encoded by the coding sequence ATGAAAGTGATGAAAAAAGGCTTGTTATTGTTGTGTGTCACGCTTTTAACGTCCGTGATCTTGACGGCGTGTGGAGGGGTTAATGAAAATGAGGAGTCAAACCAGATAAAAGAATCGCCTGCTGCGGAGACTGGTAAGGTCCGTACGTTTGAGCATATATTGGGGAAAATTGAAGTGCCAGAGCGTCCACAGCGGGTGATCGGCTTGTTTGTGGAGGATGAGATGAGTGCGTTAGGTGTCAAACCGATTATGCAATATTCATCCGGGAGTTACTACCAGACTTACCTGGAGCCTTATCTGAAGGATGTGCCAAAGCTGGATACAGCTGCGATGAATTTCGAAGCTATTATGGCGGCTAAGCCTGATCTTATTATTCTAGGGTTTCAAGGTTGGGCTGATGAGGGCTCTTACGAGAAATTATCCAAAATCGCGCCTACATATGTATTCACCGGCAGTGAAATCCAAACTCCAGAAAATTGGCGGAAAAATTTACGTACGGTTGCGGATTTGCTTGGGAAATCCGATGTTGCGGAGGAGATCATCAAGAAGCGTGAAGAGGAAACGAAAAATGCCAAGCAGTTATTGGCGGATTCGTCCGGACGTGGAACGGCTGCGCTGTTAAGAATACATGCGAGCAAGGAGCTTCGTCTATACGGCGGACCTGGAGGACAGGTTGGTACAGCATTGTATGGAGATTTCGGGCTGGAGCCGTCAGGGATCGTACGTAAACTCGCATGGGGCGAGGATATGGATATTCAAACGATATCGATGGAAGTCATCCCTCAGATTGATGCCGATTATTTATTCCTGGCCGTTGACGAAGGTCGAAGAGAACAGGCTAAGGAATTGATGGAGAGCCCAATATGGAAGAACGTTCCGGCAGTTAAAAAAGGACATGTCTATGAAGTGCGAGGAGATGTATGGATTACGAACGGACCGATTGCATATGAGAAGAAGCTGGAGGACGTTGTCAACGCGATGACGAAGCAGTAG
- a CDS encoding nitroreductase family protein: protein MRRMEVGYKGIATTVRERRTINDFNGQPVSKEVLIELLNDAVWAPFHSKTEPWRFILFHGDGRRQFSDAVLRTYSQEKREQYADRVSDTYCNVVPVHLLVLIREELRQKEWEEAFAAASALIQNLQLLAWERKIGVVWKTNDYNENSEFREGTGVKPGEKVVGTLHMGYFDPKKVRRAKPRTPAETLITWVDS from the coding sequence ATGAGACGGATGGAAGTAGGCTATAAGGGCATCGCAACGACAGTTCGCGAGCGCAGAACGATTAATGATTTTAATGGTCAACCCGTATCGAAAGAAGTGCTGATCGAGCTGTTAAACGATGCGGTATGGGCTCCCTTTCATTCCAAAACAGAACCTTGGCGCTTTATCTTGTTCCATGGAGACGGGCGACGTCAGTTTTCGGATGCGGTTCTGCGCACCTATTCCCAGGAAAAAAGAGAGCAATATGCGGATAGAGTGTCCGATACTTATTGTAATGTCGTTCCTGTGCATTTGCTCGTATTGATTCGTGAGGAACTTAGGCAGAAGGAATGGGAAGAGGCGTTCGCTGCAGCTAGTGCACTTATTCAGAACTTGCAGCTGCTTGCTTGGGAGCGGAAGATTGGTGTCGTCTGGAAGACAAATGATTACAATGAGAACTCTGAGTTTCGCGAAGGTACGGGGGTTAAGCCCGGAGAGAAGGTAGTGGGTACGCTGCATATGGGGTATTTTGACCCCAAAAAGGTTCGCAGAGCGAAGCCACGAACTCCAGCCGAGACGCTCATCACATGGGTGGACAGCTAA
- a CDS encoding helix-turn-helix domain-containing protein, producing the protein MTKLKTNGLPFRSIFFALDKIQSKTHKSREHLLEQASSIYTILAVTAGQGFFNIAGIDFRVARGQCYLLPPEVKMEVTNDGEEDLNYYRLSFEIISKEQLGQDSQFLEQGELKVEPFDRYADIFKKICDNQRHKSDKEQFRNQYRFQKLMYWIIEQNLPFDQPKDSRKTVEETLSYLQEHYHEDVTTEQLAAQAHLGTKQYAHLFKKMTGKTPIDYVTEMRIRKAKELLIISSGHQLRDIAEQVGYSDPYYFNRRFKQVVGIPPRQFIRKRQFRIISTEYACSMLALGLKPIGAPAYQLGFYAKNHSGGIDNIGDKGTFYFDKMKSLKPDLFVLGDEIEPEVSAQLLRIAPVVHIPWMGLDATGHLRAVADLLGMTKEAEAWIQMYETKRDETKFQLKSFINIHETVGILVVEGQDLYVLGDRNAGEIVYRTLGMTPPQMVRRQLEAHPNQYGRKVSLDKLPDYEADRLLIIVYGNEAQTTFNGIQHDEIWRNLRAVRNNNVQVIDAEKWIYYDVLSLQGQLDEAVSLFSNNGR; encoded by the coding sequence ATGACGAAGCTGAAAACAAACGGGCTCCCCTTTCGTTCTATTTTTTTCGCACTAGACAAAATTCAGAGTAAAACACACAAGAGCAGAGAGCATCTACTGGAACAAGCTTCTTCCATATATACAATTCTTGCGGTGACAGCTGGGCAAGGTTTTTTTAATATAGCTGGGATAGATTTTCGGGTAGCAAGGGGGCAGTGTTACCTGCTTCCGCCTGAAGTGAAGATGGAAGTGACCAATGATGGGGAAGAGGATTTGAACTATTATCGGTTGAGCTTTGAAATCATCTCCAAGGAACAGCTAGGGCAGGATAGTCAATTTCTTGAACAAGGCGAGCTGAAGGTCGAACCTTTTGACCGTTATGCGGATATTTTCAAGAAGATCTGTGATAACCAACGCCATAAAAGTGATAAGGAGCAGTTCAGAAATCAATATCGTTTTCAGAAGCTCATGTATTGGATCATCGAACAGAATTTACCTTTTGATCAACCTAAGGATTCAAGAAAAACAGTGGAGGAAACACTCTCCTATCTGCAGGAACATTATCATGAAGACGTGACTACAGAGCAGCTGGCAGCGCAAGCACATCTCGGAACTAAGCAGTACGCGCATCTGTTCAAGAAAATGACTGGCAAAACTCCGATCGACTATGTAACGGAGATGCGGATTCGTAAAGCCAAAGAATTGCTCATTATCTCCAGTGGTCATCAATTACGAGATATCGCCGAGCAGGTTGGATATAGTGATCCGTATTATTTTAATCGCAGATTTAAGCAGGTAGTTGGCATTCCTCCTCGGCAGTTTATCAGAAAACGGCAGTTCAGAATTATCTCCACAGAATATGCGTGCTCGATGCTGGCACTGGGGTTGAAGCCTATCGGAGCTCCTGCTTATCAGCTTGGCTTCTACGCCAAGAACCACTCGGGAGGAATAGATAATATCGGCGATAAAGGCACTTTTTACTTTGACAAAATGAAATCGCTCAAACCTGATTTATTTGTATTAGGGGATGAAATAGAGCCGGAGGTATCTGCTCAATTGCTGCGAATTGCCCCTGTTGTGCATATTCCCTGGATGGGGCTGGATGCTACGGGACATTTGCGAGCAGTTGCTGATCTGCTAGGCATGACGAAAGAAGCCGAGGCATGGATTCAGATGTACGAAACGAAAAGGGATGAGACCAAATTTCAATTGAAGTCCTTTATCAATATCCATGAGACGGTTGGCATACTTGTAGTGGAAGGTCAGGACTTGTATGTGTTGGGTGATAGGAATGCGGGAGAGATTGTTTATCGCACTTTGGGAATGACGCCTCCACAGATGGTTCGTCGCCAGCTTGAAGCCCACCCTAACCAATATGGCAGGAAGGTGTCACTGGATAAACTTCCGGATTACGAGGCGGATCGATTGCTGATTATCGTATACGGTAATGAAGCGCAGACAACATTCAATGGTATTCAACACGATGAAATTTGGAGAAATCTCCGTGCTGTTCGGAACAACAACGTGCAGGTCATCGATGCTGAAAAATGGATCTACTATGACGTTTTGTCGCTGCAAGGCCAGCTTGATGAAGCGGTGAGCTTGTTCTCGAATAATGGGAGGTAG
- a CDS encoding transcriptional regulator, giving the protein MSRFDQAYDEWMELAIAQEQNHRRRELLENGLGHGTIEFLRTVWFPVVKNFNHLYAEWEVRDSSNGYRYLDLAYMPSGDVKGGIEIQGYGPHARDLDVKRFKDLCWRQCLLALDDWVFLPIAYLSITDEPKRCQQLVLSFIGKFIATDVPSELTWLEAETIRYARRQFRPFSPFELGSHLRVTNQHARRILHKLVDVQLLTVVSGNQRYRTFGLRTQ; this is encoded by the coding sequence ATGTCCAGATTTGACCAAGCCTACGATGAATGGATGGAATTAGCTATTGCTCAAGAACAAAATCATAGAAGACGAGAATTACTGGAGAACGGACTCGGCCATGGCACTATTGAATTTTTACGCACCGTTTGGTTCCCTGTAGTAAAAAACTTCAACCATCTTTATGCTGAATGGGAAGTACGTGATTCCAGCAATGGATATCGCTATCTGGATCTAGCTTATATGCCTAGCGGAGATGTTAAGGGTGGAATCGAAATTCAAGGCTACGGACCTCACGCAAGAGACCTCGACGTAAAACGCTTCAAAGATTTATGCTGGCGGCAATGTTTATTAGCACTAGACGATTGGGTTTTTCTGCCCATTGCCTATCTTTCCATTACAGATGAGCCCAAACGTTGCCAACAGCTTGTTCTCTCCTTTATAGGAAAGTTCATCGCTACAGATGTGCCTAGTGAATTAACCTGGCTCGAAGCAGAAACTATCCGTTATGCAAGGCGACAATTTCGACCATTTTCACCTTTTGAATTGGGGAGCCATCTGAGAGTTACAAACCAACATGCGAGACGGATCCTTCACAAGTTAGTTGATGTCCAACTTTTGACTGTGGTTAGTGGTAATCAGCGCTATCGCACATTCGGCTTACGAACTCAGTAA
- a CDS encoding fructose bisphosphate aldolase — MNTKQLDRIHTGKGFIAALDQSGGSTPKALLQYGIKEDSYSNEDEMYGLVHEMRTRIIKSPGFDSEHILGAILFENTMDRLIDGQFTADYLWEKKNVVPFLKVDQGLADLENGVQLMKPIPGLNDLLKRAVERNIFGTKMRSLIKEANPAGIKQVVEQQFAIGNQIAQLGLVPIIEPEVDINSADKEQSEKILKDEIAQHLSALGQDVKVMLKLSIPTTNNFYSDLLNDPHVVRIVALSGGYSQAEANEKLAHNHGLIASFSRALSQGLTADQTDDEFNTLLSKSILDIYEASIK; from the coding sequence ATGAACACAAAGCAATTGGATCGAATCCACACGGGAAAGGGCTTTATAGCCGCCTTGGACCAAAGCGGGGGTAGTACTCCTAAGGCTCTACTGCAGTATGGCATTAAAGAAGACAGCTATTCCAACGAAGATGAGATGTATGGGTTAGTGCACGAAATGAGGACACGTATTATCAAAAGCCCGGGGTTTGACTCTGAGCACATCTTGGGTGCTATCTTATTTGAGAACACCATGGATCGTCTCATTGATGGGCAATTTACCGCTGATTATCTTTGGGAGAAGAAGAACGTTGTACCTTTTCTAAAAGTCGATCAAGGGCTAGCCGATCTTGAAAATGGTGTTCAGCTCATGAAGCCCATTCCGGGATTAAACGACCTTCTGAAGCGAGCAGTTGAACGTAATATTTTCGGGACTAAAATGCGCTCCCTTATTAAAGAAGCCAATCCTGCGGGGATCAAACAAGTCGTTGAGCAGCAGTTCGCCATCGGTAACCAAATTGCTCAGTTGGGACTTGTTCCGATTATCGAACCGGAAGTGGATATCAACAGCGCAGACAAGGAACAATCGGAGAAAATATTGAAGGATGAGATTGCCCAGCATTTGTCCGCGCTTGGACAAGATGTCAAAGTCATGCTCAAGCTCTCCATCCCGACAACAAACAATTTCTACAGCGATCTGTTGAATGATCCTCATGTTGTTCGGATTGTTGCTTTATCGGGCGGCTACTCTCAAGCAGAAGCTAATGAAAAGCTCGCACATAACCATGGATTGATCGCCAGCTTCTCGCGCGCCCTTTCTCAGGGATTAACCGCCGATCAAACAGACGATGAATTCAACACTTTGCTGTCCAAATCCATACTAGATATTTATGAAGCTTCTATTAAATAA
- a CDS encoding VanZ family protein: MYQGKLRKITIILLALYTVLTFYFLFIGFNRSAFLQDSSLRYSLIPEGIPLHYPRGGNFQLWFFELGNFVAFIPFGIVIPLLFRCNFLRFITLFILSITILEILQMLSRLGSFDIDDIIINTLGAAVGFWAQRLVHRDRDKFKGIFRITLTAVVLSIGVTAIVGGINNYLEKGGGEVVALNELTLKDGSVLWDEALLSFTSGQKKVEPQINVYSRKNTRTNEFTYLLNGKYTRMAGYATIPDDVINTASTGRSDIIFIADGTEIYSLSLSATRGSNQLTFQIPLNGANELTIKLTNDDPNPTTNAVMWDITLTEVNKGQMIINRIKEKLRSLF, encoded by the coding sequence ATGTATCAAGGAAAGCTACGAAAAATTACCATAATACTGTTAGCATTATATACCGTTTTGACCTTCTATTTTTTGTTTATAGGTTTCAACAGATCTGCTTTTCTTCAAGATTCTAGCCTACGATATAGTCTAATACCTGAAGGGATTCCTTTACACTATCCAAGGGGAGGGAACTTTCAGCTTTGGTTTTTTGAGCTGGGCAACTTTGTAGCATTTATACCTTTTGGAATTGTCATCCCACTTCTGTTTCGTTGTAATTTCCTTCGATTTATAACCTTATTTATTCTGTCTATTACGATTCTTGAAATCTTACAAATGCTTTCTCGTTTAGGATCCTTTGATATTGACGATATCATAATTAATACATTAGGAGCGGCAGTAGGATTTTGGGCACAGCGTCTAGTGCACCGTGATCGAGATAAATTTAAAGGGATCTTTCGAATCACCTTAACAGCTGTTGTACTTTCGATTGGAGTCACTGCAATTGTTGGTGGCATCAATAATTATTTAGAAAAGGGAGGCGGCGAAGTCGTAGCCCTAAATGAACTTACATTAAAAGATGGGTCTGTACTGTGGGATGAAGCCCTGTTAAGTTTTACTTCAGGCCAGAAAAAGGTTGAGCCTCAAATCAATGTTTACAGTAGAAAAAATACAAGAACTAACGAGTTTACGTATCTACTAAATGGAAAATATACAAGAATGGCAGGCTATGCTACTATACCTGATGATGTAATCAACACTGCAAGCACTGGGAGAAGTGACATCATTTTTATTGCAGATGGCACAGAAATTTATTCATTGAGTTTATCAGCAACTAGAGGATCGAATCAGCTTACCTTTCAAATCCCTTTAAACGGAGCAAATGAACTGACTATTAAATTAACTAATGATGACCCAAATCCGACTACAAATGCTGTGA